One Triticum dicoccoides isolate Atlit2015 ecotype Zavitan chromosome 3B, WEW_v2.0, whole genome shotgun sequence genomic window, NNNNNNNNNNNNNNNNNNNNNNNNNNNNNNNNNNNNNNNNNNNNNNNNNNNNNNNNNNNNNNNNNNNNNNNNNaaagcaaaaaacaaaagaaaataaatgatgcagaaaaaaacaaaaaacaattaaaaatagcaacaataagtattttgttgtaagtacaaacaaaataaaataaataaagcaagaaagaaaacaaaaaaacaaaaaaagttttttcaaatttgaaaactaatggcactaaaattttataattttttctaaaactaaaataaaaaaagaattaaaaaataaagcaaaaaacaaaagaaaaaaataatgcagaaaacaaaacaaaaaaacaggaaaataattaaaaatagcaacaataagtattttgttgtaagtagaaacaaaataaaataaataaagcaagaaagaaaacaaaaaaatgcctcctactgggcccccacggcctgaatacgactagaaacccgaccatgggccaggattcaggcccgcagtaggcccagaaggcccatctggcaaagcaatagcaaataggcccgcaagcttacgatggagaggagctcgagaggggtgcggcagtggggcttataaaccactgcgcgcccctctcaactagcaaggtgggactaaactttggccccgacgctggcagcacagggtcctttggtaccggttcgtggcaccaatcggTACCAAtgtccaccctttagtcccggttggtgccaccaaccgggaccaaaggtcgccgcttcctgccctttgggctgctgaaaagaggcctttggtcccggttggtggtaccaaccgggactaaaggtgttattagtcccggttggactcacgaaccgggaccaatgttctTGCTATATATACACCACTTAGGAAAATTTGACGAACACATCGCCAGTTGCCCCCGGCCCGCCCGACGACCCCGAGCTCATCGACGCTGCCAGGTTACCCAGAttgacgccgcccgccgcccagacgccgtccgcgcgccgccccgacgccgtctgcGCGCCCCCGCtgacgccgtcgtcgtcgcccgcgctcgtcgtcgccgtcaccgtcgccgtcgccgccggccaCACCCCTGCCCCAGCCCATCGTGATTGTCGtcgacgccctcgccgccgccgcggtcGCCCTCGCTGGCCGTCCCCCCTgtgagccgccgccgtcgaggcTCTGTTCAGTGttttttttcatacatacatgtgtattttttgttcattgcattttttcatatatataattaatgtatatatgtatggggtagctatatgatgaatggatgtggctatgtatgtatgaatataatgttcatagcatttttttgtttatatatgttttttcatatatgtattaatttttttttaggttgttagtagatatcgattttaggttagtgcattttaattaggttagtgtagaggaaaaagtaaaataaggaaaaggaagaaaagaggaagaaggaagaaggaataagaagaagaaaaagaatgagaggaaaaaggaaaataacaagaggaagaaaggagaataagaggagaggaaaagaagaggagaaataaataataagaagaaaaaagaaggaaaagaagaggagaagaagaaaggaatagaggagaagaagaaaaaatagaaaaaaaattctattttttcttcttgtcctctattcctttcttcttcttcttccttcttccttcttcctcttttcttcgttttccttaattattttcctttctcgagggagaagaagaaaaagaagaggagaagaagaaagaaaggaatagaggagaaataaataagaagaacaaaaaagaagaaaaggaagaggattctattttttcttctcctcctctattcctttcttcttctcctctttttttcttcttcttttttttcttcgatcttctcctctattcctttcttcttctcctctttttatttcttcttcgttttcttatgttttatcgggtctgtcgccgtcaggctgctcgccttcgccctcgccgccccctcgagataacttcgacatgaggggcggtcgacatatataccccctctcgaccgtgataacctatacaacggcagcacccccctcggccctctcgctcgaccaaactgTCGAGGCCACCTAAATTTACcaggttaaaagagcgttgtcgtcgaggccaccccaaacccttgaagcattgtgtcgaggcgatcccaaaccctagagaagcaccgTCGAGGCcaataacatgattccttattgtgattagctagctagttctatgtttgccactaatatatatccatctgtaccatgtttgaataataattgacatgttgtaaatatttgcagaaactatggagcactaccgagacgaagcaacataaGCGATGTTTGGGGAGATAATCGCAGAAGAAACTGATGTCATTGCGTCATTTTTCAACGATGtcgttggtcaggaaggactgggtgaagaagagggctatgttcatgatggctccggcccattaatgccggtacaagaagagggctatattcatgatggctccggtgatgacccaatggaggtacaagaaggagaccgtgctgactgctccggtgaccgaaccgagtccggccaggtatatatatattagttaagcccgtgctgactagttaattgatgcattcattgttttggtatatgtacacatattaattactctcgtctttcttccttttaatttctagccctccggatcgagcacaactttggtaaggagacgaggcccgaagaaaaaattgagctcagatgaaaggtttgagatcatagaaatcgcgcccgacggtgaaccgattgaacccatccggacaaagaaggcattttctgctcagtgcggggttcttggtagggacaagatcccgatcagcatccagcaatggtataagcctaaggacgaccctgaggtgtcttatgtcaatgatatgcagaaagaagatctttggactcaactgaaggcaaatttcaccctaccgccagaggaggatccggagaagccagttaaagagcaattaatcaagttttgtgctcttaagaagatggcaaccctattcaggaggtggaggaaagagttgaaccattttgtcggaaaaaaaagacaccagaattcatcggcaaatatgagaagatcaaagatcactggcccgcatttgtggcccacaagacatcggaaaagagtaagaagatatcGGCGACGAAcacgcaaaatgctgcgaagaagaagcttcaccatcgcacggggtcaggtggctacctcaaagcccgtcctaagtggtccaaggaggagaatgatctgcttgaaaaagggatcaaaccagagacaatgagatggccagaccgttgccggacttggttcttcggggctggcggaaccttggaccctgtatcagggatgtgccgttggacgaacgagtaactggaactaccagtcaagaaccttcgacactatatcaatgcagcgcaaaAAGGGACCTTcgtaccagacagggagaaggacgagctcacaatggccctcgggaatcctgagcaccctagacggacacgaggcacgccaggctccattccatggaaggttggtttttcggacgcagggggttacaaaacccatgagaggagaaacaaactggagcagggccaactgcaggcgctgcacgaaagggtaatggggctagaggaacgagaagagggacgagaagcagcagatcgcagcaaacgacctgccgaagcttcccccgaagctacccctccatctcagcggagaagcagcgtggcttccaccaagctgcttcagccggagcatgtcttgacggctcctgccagctatctcgtggatgctatcacggagtctgaacattgccacattatggcgcgatggatgaatttgaaggtcaaggcggctgttggctctgtttatcctggatctagagcaacttatcactgccggccgattccagaaggatatgctaaggtgatggtggatgaaataatggagggatttgaggacctcctgcttgaccaccctaccggtgaaggggagactaggctgggttctgctctgaagactccatgccaatggcggaaggagctcatcaaccttctaaactggacgcctccgcctcctcctcctcctccggcgagtcagggcactccgcctcctccaccgcctcctcctccggcgagtgacgatcagggcacgcgtggcggcactccgcctccttctctggcgcgtggcggcactccgcctccttttcCACCTGCGCCGGcgttcccgagcagccagcagcctcctccttctccgcctcgccagcaagggcggaagagacccgccgccaccccggctgctccggctcgttgaactccttctcctccacctcgtaagcaagcacaaaagaagacagacgccgcagccgctccgtctgctccggcgtctagcagcacaaccagaggcgggaggcaatacaaatacggtccacctctcaagcctctagagaagttactgtacgagaggaccgaggaggaaaacgatacgattgtgcggacccacgtgaaggagttctttgaaggggtgaaagcaaagagacatccacctccggaggagaaggtagatccggtgaaagcaaagcgcactatcgatgccctgaggaaaccaccaaagtctccgccgagaaccaactatcagcgcattactgaacagacatatctccaagcccagcggtcgggaactactgtcagtgataaaaggttaaaagaacgagcaaaggggaaaaaattgcccagctcggcgaacaagcacaacaatcgtgccccccgctcaatgtgtctaatgctccagggatggtggccggttatggcaatcttgaagattacctgcccgacgatgcacttctgatttcatggaggtggaggaacacatatacaagtacgggaagcctctcgtcaaagatgaaaaatctctgacaacaatgatgcgaagattccatagttggAACAtaaaaacctgcaaagagtctgaggggacgaatagttttatctgaacattaaagaggagcacgacctcgtttcaaatgatctgttgtgtgttccatttgatgagttcttcgcgttctttaaTCAAAagaccctcgataaattaatggtcttttgctactgcctgtaagtactatttctatcattaagtctctatatatagctcggctctttcattgcatgtatttataattaattatcctcaatatattatgcagattgaagatcgtcgagtgcaaaaaacaagaaatttatgatattgggttcattaacacaaatatcatagatgaatttctggttaaaaaggacgtcaaagaggccgaggacaacttgctacgatcgttgatcaaaaataaaaacaaagataccatactctttccttacaacagccagtgagtgttactgtcgtgtgcatactcggtttcccttattactcgagcgaggttatagtaatgtaattgatgagttatgcatgcgtgcgcaggtaccactatgtttTTCTGgatattaagcttgagcggggacaagtaaccgtcttagactcgagacggaaagatcccgaaacctatgcggacatgactgaattgctcaacaagtaagttcaatcgatcattatcgcaccatatcgacaactttttgttcattttctgatatctcaagtaataataattattttctttgtcttgcagggtttggaaacagttcatcgcagaagctctgggactgccgaaggagctgcgatatacatacccgaaagtaagtactactggctagctagttgcgcgcatctcccgttgattctatagctatactttcatcaatgccatttataatacttcattatcagtttgattgacctctatttttcgtaaagtgcttgtggcagggacaagagaatgatttctgtggatattacgtgtgcgagttcatccacaccgcgactttgaaaaacaagcggggctactctaaaagacaatatgaagtgcgtaagcaataatattcacaatttcattttattacaccatcatttctgttgtgtttcattcatatatatgtattaattaacccccttcttcaaattagacgtggcagatgcggaatgaactcctagaaccagatcgcatgaaagcaattcaagaggaattggcgggattctttcttgaccacgtcatcagtaaagccggagaataccatgtggaagttgatttcaaatgctaggggtttgtaattaagagatcttatacatattgtacatgtatgtagccagtagcatcggatacatgatacgaaaacttgttgttcgaccaatctctcggagaaggagaggtcgatcgatcacttctctcggtatgcatgacgaacttctgtactgaatggttctctcaatcacttatgtatatatagtacgtagcgtcgaccaaggacggacataagagaggacacttctctctattaattagctagctaacacaatatatgaaacacctaaattaaccccccaaaacccccaacccccctccccccctcctttcaaaaaaacaaaaaccccagccactggaatgctgatgcgtggatgccttttgatctcggttggagccaccaaccgggaccaaaggccccctgactaggctcggcgcacagggccacgtggaggcacattggtcccggttcgtgtttgaaccgggactaatgggtggaggtattagtaacgccccattagtcccggttcatgaaccgggactaaaggcccttacgaaccgggactattaggtgtttttctactagtgctggaAGAAACCGGGAGACCCCAAGGCGCCCAGATGTACTGGCTCTACTCCCTGGCAGCGGCGTGCCAAGCACGCTTGCCAAGGGTTCAACATGATGATGCCGGCCGTGGATGCGGCTGGGCTGAGGCGTTGAGCGTGACGAAGAGGTGACAAGAGGAGGCCATCGACGCCATGGTCTGGATGTCCAAAACCAAGCGGGTGTCGTTCCGGCACGCGACCTCCTACTTCGTGCTTGCCATGCCCGCCGGCACGGCCCTGGGGTCCTCAAACTTGTCACCCATGGCAGTGAGATCGGGATGCCACCGCCGCGTGGGCTCAATCCCCCCCATCCCTCGACTCCTCACCAAGTTAGTTTATCGTTCTTCATATTTGAGGAGATGTGTGCGGAAGATCACGTGCTGCGGCGGACGTTCAATTGCTACCTGTGCTCGACGGCGGCCGTCGTGTCGTCGGGTACTTAcgtccttagagcatctccaatagatgatccaAATGTAAAAATAACTAACTTTTGGACCATCTGAGGCCAAAACGCAGCTCCAACAGACGGTCCATATGTAAAAAATATTGGACCGCGGCCTCCTCCTGATATAAAATACAACACCTCGCGATGCAAATATACATCACGAGATGCATCTGGTCCAAAACCAGCCGCCGCCCGCGAACGCCCAACCGCCACTTCATTTCCTTTCCCGCCCGCCCGCCCGTGACCTCCCGCCCatctgccgccgccccgccgccgcaccgccgccttCACACCCCGTCCGCCGCTGCCCCAAGGCCGCCCGCATCAGATCCNNNNNNNNNNNNNNNNNNNNNNNNNNNNNNNNNNNNNNNNNNNNNNNNNNNNNNNNNNNNNNNNNNNNNNNNNNNNNNNNNNNNNNNNNNNNNNNNNNNNNNNNNNNNNNNNNNNNNNNNNNNNNNNNNNNNNNNNNNNNNNNNNNNNNNNNNNNNNNNNNNNNNNNNNNNNNNNNNNNNNNNNNNNNNNNNNNNNNNNNNNNNNNNNNNNNNNNNNNNNNNNNNNNNNNNNNNNNNNNNNNNNNNNNNNNNNNNNNNNNNNNNNNNNNNNNNNNNNNNNNNNNNNNNNNNNNNNNNNNNNNNNNNNNNNNNNNNNNNNNNNNNNNNNNNNNNNNNNNNNNNNNNNNNNNNNNNNNNNNNNNNNNNNNNNNNNNNNNNNNNNNNNNNNNNNNNNNNNNNNNNNNNNNNNNNNNNNNNNNNNNNNNNNNNNNNNNNNNNNNNNNNNNNNNNNNNNNNNNNNNNNNNNNNNNNNNNNNNNNNNNNNNNNNNNNNNNNNNNNNNNNNNNCCGGATCCGTCCGTCACCGCCCCGCACGCCGCCGCTGCCCCGCAGATCCGCCGCTCCCGGCTCCGTCCGCCACAGCCCcggccgcacgccgccgccgctccaccgctctccgatggcgccgaagaagacgTCGAAGGGCAAGTCGGGCTTCTTCGGCGTGAGGCAGAAGCCCTCCGGCAACTGGGGTGTGGAGTTCTCCGACGCCGGAAGGCGTTGGTGGATCGACACGTACGCCTCCGCCCACGAGGCCGCGCGTGCCTACGACGTGGCGGTGTGGCGTGTTGTGAGGCCTCGGTCGCACCTCAACTTCCCAGAGATCGAGACTCGGGCGGAAGCAGAGATGCTTGTGCCGAAGGGCATCAACATGAAGGAGattacgacgaagaagaagaagccgaAGAAGCCGTCGGTTGTCGTCAGTGCTGGCGAGACTGACGAGGAGGCGATGGCGAGGTTTGCTCGGGAGCATCCGGAGTACGTCCAGGCCGAGCTGGAGTACTACTGGCAGCGTGAGGCGgagcagaagaagaaggggccgAAGAAGGAGTACGAGGCCGGTCCATCGACGGTGATCCCCATCGAGTCCTCTTCCGAGGACTGGGCAGACTTctcagacgaggaggaggaggaggaggaggaggaggaggggtgcgACGACCCGACGAAGGAGGAGTTCTGGGCGCAGTTCCGCAGCTCCGACGATGAGGAGTAGTTTATCTAGTAGTTTGAATAAGTAGTAGTTGAAGTTCATGTATGAAACTAtgttgaatttgatgtttgaactaTGTTGAATGAGCTAGTAGTATGTTGTTTTAAGAAATTTGCACCTTCATTTTGGACCATCTACTGGAGTTGCTCTTTTGGACCATCaatttggaccatctgttggagtttGAGCTTTTTTCGGAGCTTCAAAACGCAGTTTTTGGCGGTCCAAATTTTATATCTCCGGTTTTGGACCACCAAATTTTGGaccatctattgaagatgctcAGCTTCTTCTTGCATGAGTTCTACTCGCTTCTTGCGCATGTGCTTTGCCTGACGAACATGCGCTAAGTAGTTTTTTCTCATTTGGGGTTTTATTTGCAGAGTGATTCCGGCTCTCAAGCTTGTCAGGGTATGCAATTTCGATGCTTTAGATATTTATCTAGGTACATCTTAGCGTTGTGTATGTGTAGTCAGAAATATACTGCCTGTTTTACTCACGTGGTGTGTATTGGTGTTTAGAATTTCGGCATGTACTCATTCACACTGAGAGGTTAAGGTATCTCAAGTTTCCCATGGAGCCTAGCAAATGAGGTATTTGGCTATTTTTCCCTGGTAAACAGTTCCAGCTAAGGTCCAGGTGCAGGTGCTTTAGACGCTTGAAAGACAGCAGAGAGGAACTTATCTCGCCGAATAAAGCACTGGCACCACCACATACATCATACTCCCCATAGGTGTCAAACGCCACCTTCGGATTGCGAAGGTGAAGCTTGATGGCATGACATGTTCGGTTGCTGCAACTGACGCCTCTCCACCGGCAGCAGTCCTGTCCTTGTCACGAGGCAAGGAGGTTGGTGTTGTTGCTTGGAATGCTCTCTTCCAAGGAAAGCAAGGCGGCCCTCTCGACAGGGATGAAATATGCTTATGCTGATGAGAATGAGCAAGAGATTGGTTGTGCGACACATTCTGGGAGGAGTTGTCTAGCTGGAAGAGTGCTAAAGGCTCAGTGTTACTCCCtttgtctcataatataagagcatttttgaatGAGTAATATTTATTAGCCAGAGCCATACTAAACTCACGAAGTCTTCGGTCAAAGTCCTGGTCCTTCGGGGCGCCACGGAGGCCCCATTCAATCAAGTCTCGTCCATACCAGACTACCAGGACAGTCTTGTGGGCAGACTATGATGGGAGTCACCGGTCACTCTGAGTACTTGTCCGACCACGACGACGCTGGAGCAGGGCTGGTTACTGTTTCAAATCCGACCagattctttctttctttttcacaTTTCCGTTGAAACTCTAGATTTTAGAACTTCACACAACATAAGTACTTTGAAGCATCTTTAATCGATCCCCTATAATTTAAGGAGTAACCGTCGAGTATCCATTAAATAAGTATATTTGCTTCCCTGAAAGTGTGGTTTTTAATCGAACCCTACTCCATGAAACTTAcatttttttttttcgaaaaggaaaaTATATTAATATCACGAAGATACTGATTACACTCAGTCTCTGCGCCAACAAGATAGCACAAAAACATTTAGGATGCACACAgcccgaaaagaaaagaaaaaaaaaggaaaaaagaaaggcaTCATCACAGTGATCAACTCCTCTCAGTAGCAGCACTCAAACCACCACCAAAGACAACACCTAGAAAACATAAAAAGTCTTCAAAAGTGACACCTTCAAGAAGAAAACAGTGCACGAGCATCGTCATCGCCCGATTCAagatcttaggttttcaccctggAGAAGACCTAGCTGTCAAAACAATACCTCCAGCAAGGTAATTTCAGGCACAACCAATGAAGGTCAGACGTGAGATTCGCCCTAAAAGTCAGGGCTCGGCACCCGAGGAGCACCACTAAAATTGAAATCCTCCAGTGCTGCCGCCCCCACTTGTCACTGCTGCTTCTGAAAGTTATCAAACACATAGCTGACTCCATCACCTCCAAGGCCCACTCCGCCTTATTGATCCTTCCATCTCAACCATCATGACTTTCTCTGACGTTGTCCATGCCATGAAAATCAAGATACCAACGTGTCCCATGGTGTCAACAAACAACAGAGTTTTGCGGCGCGCCCTCATGAAGCTCAGTAGCCTGATATGGACGCACACGACCAGATTCGAACCGATCCAAAAATCCTTGGGCAAGATCTCTGACAGTAACACGTAGACAGCCAGATCGAGGAGGATCGATCATGCAGATCTTTGTCGTGATGCAATAAGAGCACAAAGACTGTCACCACAATACTGCATCCACCACACCGACGACAATGCCACCATGGCGGAAAACACCGGCCTGCGCTGCCCATGGCTCACGGCTCTAGGCGCCAGTCTGACGAAGCCGGCACAGCTGCCCCGGCATAGCGCGGTGATGATGACCACATTGGGACAAGCAGCACTGGCGAGGACAACGCGTCATCGGCAACCCCAGGAAATGTGGACATCGTCCACCCTGGAGGGAACACCGCATAGGTCAGCTCCTCTACCTCGCCTTCGTTCCTGCATCTCGGGCTCCAGCCACCGACACCTCCATCTCGCTCTCGTCGTCATTCCGCTTCCCCGACCTTCACTCAGCTCACTATCGCCTCCACAAGGTGAGCCGTGTCTCTTCTCTCCTGCTCCATTTCCCCTCGTTCGTGCGCCGTCCCGCTCGAATTTGTACATGCCCGCTATAGCCAATCTAAATATCATGGTTTTCTAATTTATGcgtattttaaaaaattgtttaaAAAATAAACCAACAAACacattttattaaaaaaaatgaaatataCAGTTTTTTGTAAATCAAAATTTTCAAATCAGAAAATCCAGGCAGCCGCCGTACTGGGCCAGCTCACCACGCTCTCGCTTGCAGGCTGCTAGTAGCGTCACCCCAAGACCGCACATGACAAAGGCAAGGGCCAGCCCAAGAATGATTTAGCATTTGGTTCATTAGCTTCTCCTGCATGTTTGTTTCCTGGAAAATGGTTGATAATTAAGAAAAGGAAAATGTCGATGAAGTGAAAATGAAAACCGAGGAAAAGAATGTCGATGTGCTCTACTAATTTGCTGTTTGGTAGGAGGCCTTTTTTTCCTCGGTTCAGCTGGTCTTTATTCTTTAGTTTTGAAAAATAGTCAATAACCCGAGGATTTATCCAACCACCAGTCTTTAATGATACATTTATAGTTTTCTGATCCACCAAACTCCTTCAATCTCAAATTCCTTCGGCTGTTCATGGCAGAAGAACAACATGaataaaagtaaaaaataaatcATGAGAAATAGCATGGACAACATAAAAAACTGTTTATGTTTGAATCATGTAGAACATATCATATAAATTTCATATGCTTTTTCTACATACCTGTAATTTAACTTGGGAAGAAGTACAACCAATGTTTGGTAGAAATCACTCTCTATTCCGTTCGAAAGAGGACCTGCTTACTTGCCTTTTTTTGCTGTTGTTGAATTACTAGTGTCCCAGATTTGAAAGATTTGTTCACACGTTGTTGCCAAGTTGAAGTTTCTGGTTTCGAAAACTTTACGGTATGTGCTTCATGCAGTTCGAGTGCTTGAACTAGCAAAAGGATCTTCAATAGGTGTGCCAATATTTGTTGGATCTTCAATAGGTTTGTTTCTTGTGCCAACATTTTCCAAGGAACATTATTTAGGGAACATCATTCTGGAAAACATTATACACTTATCAATATTAATTAGAAgaacatttattttattttatggagAACATTATTGAGGGAACATTATTCATGGAACATTCTTTTGTTCAAGGAAATTTTGTGGACCCCAAGGAACATTATTGAGCAAAAATTATTCAATTTTTTTTTACAGAATATCACTTGTTCCCCCAATAATGTTCCTACAAGAATGTCCCTTTAGTAATGTTCCCCAAATAAATGTTCCAATTTTTTGTTCCCCCAATAATGTTCCCTAAATAATGTTCCTTTAATATTGTTCCCTAAATAATGTTCCCTCATCGATGTTCCCAAAGAAATCTTCATAGAACGATGTTCCCTTAATAATGTAATTTTTTGTTCCCTCAACAATGTTGCAAGACTATTTTTTAAATGTTAAGCAATTTTTTTAGGAACATTACTCAGGTAACATTATTTTTTATGCCAGTATAAGATTATTTGGGGGCATTATTTTTTATGCCAATGGAACTTTTTTAGGGAATATTAATCAGGGAACATTTTTCAAGGCATATTATTTACAAAAAAAATTCAAGGAACATTATTTAGTAATAATTATTTCAGAAAGCATTTATTCAGAGAGCAGTTATTCAAGGAACATTTTTCAAGGAATATTAATCAAAGAACATTTTTTGCGAATAATATTTTCAAAAATTATTGGAACAATATTCAAAGAGCATTCCGAGGGAACATTATTTTCTAAAATTATTTTGCGAACAATATTTTGGGAACATGCCTCAGGGAACATTATTTTTTAAAAGTTTTTTCCCttctgagaacatttttaaaatatatgtAGAATTTTGCTTTTGATTTGTCGAACATTTTTTAAGAAGACTTATTAAGAGAACATTTATTAAAGGAACATTATTAAACGAACATTTTCCAGGATAATACTTGCAAGAAAATTGGTACAGAAGTATGGTAGATGAATGACAAGATACTATAAAATCATTGCTAGCTAACATTGTCCTCGCAAAGGCCACAACTAACAACAACTAACAACAATTCTTCTCTCCTGCTCCATTTCCCCTCGTTCGTGCGCCGTCCCTCTCGAATTTGTACATGCCCGCTATAGCCAATCTAAATATCATGGTTTTCTAATTTATGcgtattttaaaaaattgtttaaAAAATAAACCAACAAACACATTTTATTAATAAAAATGAAATATATAGATTTTTGTAAAtcaaaattttcaaatcaaaaaaTCCAGGCAGCCGCCTTACTGGGCCAGCTCACCACGCATTCGCTTGCGGGCTGCTAGTAGCGTCACCCCA contains:
- the LOC119274198 gene encoding ethylene-responsive transcription factor ERF113-like encodes the protein MAPKKTSKGKSGFFGVRQKPSGNWGVEFSDAGRRWWIDTYASAHEAARAYDVAVWRVVRPRSHLNFPEIETRAEAEMLVPKGINMKEITTKKKKPKKPSVVVSAGETDEEAMARFAREHPEYVQAELEYYWQREAEQKKKGPKKEYEAGPSTVIPIESSSEDWADFSDEEEEEEEEEEGCDDPTKEEFWAQFRSSDDEE